In Edaphobacter aggregans, the sequence TCCTTAGCTTTGAATTTGCTGAGATTCTCTGGACTGTGACCAGTGTTGGCTTGTCTGTCGTCTGCATACTGATGCTTCGGCGACTTTTCAACCTCGATCGCTTTCAGACCATGCTGGCTCTGTGCCTGCTCTGGATGAGTTCGCCCTTTCGCGTCGTGCTGGAAGTTGGCCAGACGTCCTTCTTCGAGCTTTTCTTCTTTACAGGCGCCTATCTGGCCACTTCGACGGTGCTCGGTGGCTTGTCGTTTGGCGTCAGTTTCGCTAAGTACAGCTACTCGCCAGTAGCTGCCATGCTCTTTCTTCTCCGTGGCCGGCTGCGCTTTCTTCTTTATGCCGCTGCGGTTCCTATCGTGGGGTTATTCGGAGTCTGGCTTCTTGTCAGAACCCCGCTTCTGAAGCTCGCGATTGAGCCGTTCGCTGTATCCGCTGGCCCGACTGCGGTCAGCCCAGGTTTCGCGGACCTGATGACCCTAGCTGAACAAACTCTCAAATCCCACATTGCCTTCATTCACGCACGACAGTTTGCCTATGCTCTTGGCTTGTTCGGTAGCGCTGCTTATGCGCTTCTGCTTAGCCGCTTTCGGCTCTCGCGCGCCGCAGAATTCACGCTCATCTCTATCGCCAGTCTCTTCTTTGTAAAGCACCTCGTCTACGACTACATCTTTTTGGCCGTCCTCTTGTGTTTTGCCTTGACCCAAAAGAGCATGAAAATCAAGGGGCCGCTCGTCGGCGGTGTTTTGGTCTTCTGGTTTATTCTCCCTATCTTCGAGAAGAGGTCGCAGTATGATCTGAACGTCCACCTCGGGCGACTCATCATTGATTGCGGACTGCTGGCGCTACTTCTCGCCTTCACAACCGGCTACATCATTCGTGCCACAGCCCAGCCTCCGAAGGCTAACGAGATTGAACCGGAAGTATCTGCACGAGCCCTGGAGG encodes:
- a CDS encoding glycosyltransferase 87 family protein, which codes for MREAWKLDRIRRAAFIPLTIAALISLVVGIRHAIEYQCHDLQWMGARLVGQCIDPWQEELAHFPHHFPHFVTPNYLHLFYLILLPFGLLSFEFAEILWTVTSVGLSVVCILMLRRLFNLDRFQTMLALCLLWMSSPFRVVLEVGQTSFFELFFFTGAYLATSTVLGGLSFGVSFAKYSYSPVAAMLFLLRGRLRFLLYAAAVPIVGLFGVWLLVRTPLLKLAIEPFAVSAGPTAVSPGFADLMTLAEQTLKSHIAFIHARQFAYALGLFGSAAYALLLSRFRLSRAAEFTLISIASLFFVKHLVYDYIFLAVLLCFALTQKSMKIKGPLVGGVLVFWFILPIFEKRSQYDLNVHLGRLIIDCGLLALLLAFTTGYIIRATAQPPKANEIEPEVSARALEATS